The following proteins come from a genomic window of Corallococcus sp. NCRR:
- the sppA gene encoding signal peptide peptidase SppA produces MKRFFIGALAFIGALSILFVVGVVGLLMLAASSKPGVPSNLVLELDLQQPLPEYTLDTSLAGAFGEEPTSLRDVVEGLEKAATDPRVKSLVVRIGQPGSSAQVQELRDAVKAFRASGKRAVAYADGFGEAGNGTGAYYLASAFDSVYIQPSGDVGLTGLVMETPFARDAFAKFGVKPEFGKRAEFKNAVNTFTDESYGPHQREATEAFGNSLFQQVVKGVAEGRKLSEDEVRALIDRAPFMGQAAVDAKLVDGLRYRDEIHDELKQQAGEGAEFLYVEKYLERAGRPHQTGTTIALIYGVGEVLRGKSQSNPLSGGQVMGGDTVAAAFRKAVEDPSVKAIVFRVDSPGGSYSASDTIRREVQRAREAGKPVIVTMGSYAASGGYFVAMAGDKIVAQPGTLTGSIGVYNGKFVTSELWAKLGVNFDTIAFGKNATFSSSDHEFTPEQRAQLESELDTIYLDFTSRAAQARNMPLEKLQAVAKGRVWTGEDALERGLVDALGGYPKALELAREAAKLQKDAPVRIVVFPRPRPTGQVLSELLGNHEADNSDDEATGSHAAVSSQVLEQVRAVYRVGAKLGLTGQGAEGRMLYAPLPEVRW; encoded by the coding sequence ATGAAACGCTTCTTCATTGGCGCGCTGGCCTTCATTGGGGCGCTGTCCATCCTCTTCGTGGTGGGTGTGGTGGGGCTGTTGATGCTCGCGGCGTCCAGCAAGCCGGGTGTGCCGTCCAACCTGGTGCTGGAGCTGGACCTGCAGCAGCCGCTGCCGGAGTACACGCTGGACACGTCCCTGGCGGGCGCCTTCGGCGAGGAGCCCACTTCCCTGAGGGACGTGGTGGAGGGCCTGGAGAAGGCCGCCACGGACCCCCGGGTGAAGTCGCTGGTGGTGCGCATCGGGCAGCCGGGCAGCTCGGCGCAGGTGCAGGAGCTGCGGGACGCGGTGAAGGCCTTCCGCGCGTCGGGCAAGCGGGCGGTGGCCTACGCGGACGGCTTCGGTGAGGCGGGCAACGGCACCGGCGCCTACTACCTCGCGAGCGCCTTCGACTCCGTCTACATCCAGCCCTCCGGCGACGTGGGGCTCACCGGCCTGGTGATGGAGACGCCCTTCGCGCGCGACGCCTTCGCGAAGTTCGGCGTGAAGCCGGAGTTCGGCAAGCGGGCCGAGTTCAAGAACGCCGTCAACACCTTCACCGACGAGTCCTACGGCCCCCACCAGCGCGAGGCCACGGAGGCCTTCGGCAACAGCCTCTTCCAGCAGGTGGTGAAGGGCGTGGCGGAGGGCCGCAAGCTGTCCGAGGACGAGGTGCGTGCCCTCATCGACCGCGCGCCCTTCATGGGCCAGGCGGCCGTGGACGCGAAGCTGGTGGACGGGCTGCGCTACCGCGACGAAATCCACGACGAGCTCAAGCAGCAGGCCGGAGAGGGCGCGGAGTTCCTCTACGTGGAGAAGTACCTGGAGCGCGCGGGCCGGCCGCACCAGACGGGCACCACCATCGCGCTCATCTACGGCGTGGGCGAGGTGCTGCGCGGCAAGAGCCAGTCCAACCCGCTCTCTGGCGGCCAGGTGATGGGCGGCGACACGGTGGCGGCGGCCTTCCGCAAGGCGGTGGAGGACCCGTCCGTGAAGGCCATCGTCTTCCGCGTGGACAGCCCGGGCGGCAGCTACTCCGCCAGCGACACCATCCGCCGGGAGGTGCAGCGCGCGCGCGAGGCGGGCAAGCCCGTCATCGTCACCATGGGCTCCTACGCCGCCAGCGGCGGCTACTTCGTGGCCATGGCCGGGGACAAAATCGTCGCCCAGCCGGGCACGCTGACGGGGAGCATCGGCGTGTACAACGGCAAGTTCGTCACGTCCGAGCTCTGGGCGAAGCTGGGCGTGAACTTCGACACCATCGCCTTCGGCAAGAACGCCACCTTCTCCAGCTCCGACCACGAGTTCACCCCCGAGCAGCGCGCGCAGTTGGAGTCCGAGCTGGACACCATCTACCTGGACTTCACCAGCCGCGCGGCCCAGGCGCGCAACATGCCGCTGGAGAAGCTCCAGGCGGTCGCGAAGGGGCGCGTGTGGACGGGCGAGGACGCGCTGGAGCGCGGGTTGGTGGACGCGCTCGGCGGCTACCCCAAGGCGCTGGAGCTGGCCCGGGAGGCCGCGAAGCTGCAGAAGGACGCCCCGGTCCGCATCGTCGTCTTCCCGCGCCCCCGGCCCACGGGCCAGGTGCTGTCGGAGCTCCTGGGCAACCACGAAGCGGACAACAGCGACGACGAGGCCACCGGCAGCCACGCCGCCGTGTCGTCCCAGGTGCTGGAGCAGGTGCGGGCCGTGTACCGCGTGGGCGCGAAGCTGGGCCTCACCGGGCAGGGCGCGGAGGGGCGCATGCTGTACGCGCCGCTTCCGGAGGTGCGCTGGTAG
- a CDS encoding cysteine dioxygenase: MLRARRAAPGGLTGVDARMAGLRLEPSSLKPYLHFLPGRYTRNLVHRDEGMEVVINCWSAGVASPIHDHDGQECWFSIQRGEFLLENYPLLEGGTQPGLARLGAPVRVGPVGAGHVDFRDPGAAIHRVSVAGNAPGITLHVYAGPVASCLVFDPRRHRCASHTLRYHSIFGRPVRPSEGRVPVPLHV; the protein is encoded by the coding sequence ATGCTCCGCGCGCGCCGCGCCGCTCCCGGGGGACTCACGGGGGTGGACGCGCGGATGGCGGGGCTGCGGCTGGAGCCCTCCAGCCTCAAGCCCTACCTGCACTTCCTGCCGGGCCGTTACACGCGCAACCTCGTCCACCGCGACGAGGGAATGGAAGTCGTCATCAACTGCTGGTCCGCGGGCGTGGCCTCGCCCATCCACGACCATGACGGTCAGGAGTGCTGGTTCAGCATCCAGCGCGGCGAGTTCCTCCTGGAGAACTACCCGCTGCTGGAGGGCGGAACGCAGCCCGGCCTGGCGAGGCTGGGGGCGCCGGTGCGCGTGGGGCCGGTGGGCGCCGGGCACGTGGACTTCCGCGACCCGGGCGCCGCCATCCACCGCGTGAGCGTCGCCGGCAACGCCCCGGGCATCACGCTGCACGTCTACGCCGGCCCGGTGGCCAGCTGCCTCGTGTTCGACCCGCGCCGCCACCGCTGCGCGTCGCACACGCTGCGCTACCACAGCATCTTCGGGCGGCCGGTGCGGCCCTCCGAGGGCCGCGTCCCCGTCCCCCTTCACGTCTAG
- a CDS encoding general secretion pathway protein GspE, with product MKKRLGDILLARGVVDALQLQSALAYQRKWGVALGQVVVDQRFCTAEAVLSALATQSGVEAVDLDAQPLDASLARLIPCKVAEAHRVVPLRLEGQGAREVLVVALAAPASLATLDVVKSVSGKARVVPRLATDAALGRAIGRLYRGEPATPRRRPGMESFSLPEWDESMPLVVGSSLAELTDMPAPEPVRRADSPELPMLAPLEPAWVPTPKPRVTVREQVLVYGWGADAAAGLVRVLSGAGFTVKVASTGDVCAATEAQVVVAPLPAMEVLAQRLRAQVLVAGKAPERDLPRAQAVHARGFVAAPVDPDLLLRSVRRLSRASEEARLKHAS from the coding sequence ATGAAGAAGCGCCTGGGGGACATCCTGCTCGCGCGGGGTGTGGTGGATGCATTGCAGTTGCAGTCGGCGCTGGCGTACCAGCGCAAGTGGGGCGTGGCGCTGGGGCAGGTGGTGGTGGACCAGCGCTTCTGCACGGCGGAGGCGGTGCTGTCCGCGCTGGCGACCCAGTCCGGCGTGGAGGCGGTGGACCTGGACGCCCAGCCCCTGGACGCGTCGCTCGCGAGGCTGATTCCCTGCAAGGTGGCGGAGGCCCACCGCGTGGTGCCGCTGCGGCTGGAAGGGCAGGGGGCGCGGGAGGTGCTGGTGGTGGCCCTGGCCGCGCCGGCGAGCCTGGCCACCCTGGACGTGGTGAAGAGCGTGTCCGGCAAGGCGCGGGTGGTGCCCCGGCTGGCCACGGACGCGGCCCTGGGGCGGGCCATCGGGCGGCTGTACCGGGGTGAGCCGGCGACGCCGCGGCGCCGTCCCGGGATGGAGAGCTTCTCCCTGCCGGAGTGGGACGAGTCGATGCCCCTGGTGGTGGGCTCGTCCCTGGCGGAGCTGACGGACATGCCGGCCCCGGAGCCCGTGCGGCGGGCGGACAGCCCGGAGCTGCCCATGCTGGCGCCGCTGGAGCCCGCCTGGGTGCCGACGCCGAAGCCGCGCGTGACGGTGCGCGAGCAGGTGCTCGTGTATGGCTGGGGCGCGGACGCGGCGGCGGGCCTGGTGCGGGTGCTGAGCGGAGCGGGCTTCACGGTGAAGGTGGCGAGCACGGGGGACGTGTGCGCCGCGACGGAGGCGCAGGTGGTGGTGGCGCCGCTGCCCGCGATGGAGGTGCTGGCGCAGCGGCTGCGCGCGCAGGTGCTGGTGGCGGGCAAGGCGCCGGAGCGGGACCTGCCCCGCGCGCAGGCCGTGCATGCGCGGGGCTTCGTGGCGGCGCCGGTGGATCCGGACCTGCTGCTGCGCTCGGTGCGGCGGCTGTCGCGCGCCTCCGAGGAAGCGCGCCTCAAGCACGCGAGCTGA
- a CDS encoding Uma2 family endonuclease, whose translation MTALQHLQPTSHSLLSALPSGWVGEILDGELVASPRLSVAPARAAFMMGVELGERLDPRRGGNGRWCFLRAPELHLGEDILVPDLAAWRRERVAAPPEPGAAFFTLVPDWVCEVLTPATTALDRARKLPLYARAGVSYVWLVDPVARTLEVYQRLKRGWLLTASHEDDALVRADPFPSVSLELGSLWLPDAPEEMPRLVALP comes from the coding sequence ATGACGGCACTTCAGCACCTTCAACCCACCTCTCACTCCCTGCTCTCGGCGCTGCCGTCGGGCTGGGTGGGGGAAATCCTCGATGGCGAGCTGGTGGCCTCGCCGCGCCTCTCCGTGGCGCCCGCTCGCGCGGCCTTCATGATGGGAGTGGAGCTGGGGGAGCGGTTGGATCCGCGCCGTGGCGGCAACGGCCGCTGGTGCTTCCTGCGCGCGCCGGAGCTGCACCTGGGCGAGGACATCCTCGTGCCGGACCTGGCCGCCTGGCGCCGTGAGCGCGTGGCCGCCCCGCCGGAGCCCGGCGCCGCCTTCTTCACCCTGGTGCCGGATTGGGTCTGCGAAGTGCTGACCCCCGCCACCACCGCGCTGGACCGGGCCCGCAAGCTGCCCCTGTATGCGCGGGCCGGCGTGTCCTACGTCTGGCTGGTGGACCCCGTCGCGCGCACGCTGGAGGTGTACCAGCGCCTCAAGCGCGGCTGGCTCCTCACCGCGAGCCACGAGGACGACGCCCTGGTGCGCGCCGACCCCTTCCCTTCCGTCTCCCTGGAGCTGGGCTCGCTGTGGCTCCCCGACGCGCCGGAGGAGATGCCCCGGCTCGTCGCGCTGCCCTGA
- a CDS encoding tRNA modification GTPase encodes MTSDSATIVALATAPASGAVGILRVSGPAALEVGRRLAPGVPVAPTPRHAYLASFVDAAGAVLDEGLFLYFQTPRSFTGEDVVELQAHGSPRLLRLLLERALEDERVRPALPGEFTRRAFLNGRIDLTRAEAVADLVAADSEAAVRAAAAGLSGALAERIHALETPLRELHADLEGVLDFPDEAEGADAEAGPRVTALRSVAEALRAEVGCGRLVRQGARVALYGPVNAGKSTLFNRLVGEARALVDDEPGTTRDALEARVEWDGLGVTLYDTAGLREAPGRVEALGIARTRELLAAVDLAVLVLPPETSREEAASWTREAGATPVLVVTGKCDVLPGARREQDSPRAGAGADRFALSPSDDAGASPIRDAASAALPSPAPPRVSGLTGEGVEALRTSVLTRLWGGGTPSAVALVSERHADALRRTAEALGRAEEASRVSTLEVLSGEVGLALEALGEVSGTSVSDALLDTLFQRFCIGK; translated from the coding sequence ATGACGTCTGACTCCGCCACCATCGTCGCGCTCGCCACCGCACCCGCCTCGGGGGCCGTGGGCATCCTGCGCGTGTCCGGACCGGCTGCGCTGGAGGTGGGGCGGAGGCTCGCGCCCGGCGTTCCGGTGGCTCCCACGCCGCGCCATGCGTACCTGGCGTCATTCGTGGACGCGGCGGGCGCGGTGCTGGATGAGGGCCTGTTCCTCTACTTCCAAACGCCCCGGTCCTTCACCGGCGAGGACGTGGTGGAGCTCCAGGCGCATGGCAGCCCGCGCCTGTTGCGGCTGCTGCTCGAGCGGGCGCTGGAGGACGAGCGCGTGCGTCCGGCGCTGCCCGGGGAGTTCACCCGGCGCGCGTTCCTCAATGGCCGCATCGACCTGACCCGCGCGGAGGCGGTCGCGGACCTGGTGGCCGCGGATTCGGAGGCGGCCGTGCGCGCCGCAGCGGCCGGTCTGTCCGGTGCGTTGGCCGAGCGGATCCACGCGCTGGAGACGCCGCTGCGCGAGCTGCACGCGGACCTGGAAGGCGTCCTCGACTTCCCCGACGAGGCGGAGGGCGCGGACGCGGAAGCCGGGCCTCGCGTCACCGCGCTGCGCTCTGTCGCTGAAGCGCTGCGCGCGGAGGTGGGCTGTGGACGGCTGGTGCGCCAGGGCGCGCGCGTGGCGCTGTACGGCCCGGTGAACGCGGGCAAGTCCACGCTGTTCAACCGGCTGGTGGGCGAGGCCCGCGCGCTGGTGGACGACGAGCCCGGCACCACCCGCGACGCGCTGGAGGCCCGCGTCGAGTGGGACGGCCTGGGCGTCACCCTCTACGACACCGCCGGCCTGCGCGAGGCGCCCGGACGCGTGGAGGCCTTGGGCATCGCGCGCACGCGGGAGCTGCTCGCGGCCGTGGACCTGGCCGTGCTGGTGCTGCCTCCGGAGACGTCGCGCGAAGAGGCCGCGTCGTGGACGCGCGAGGCCGGCGCCACGCCCGTGCTGGTCGTCACCGGCAAGTGCGATGTCCTGCCGGGGGCGCGGCGGGAACAGGACTCGCCCCGTGCCGGCGCGGGAGCGGACCGTTTCGCGCTTTCTCCGTCTGACGATGCGGGGGCATCGCCCATCCGCGACGCGGCGTCCGCGGCCCTCCCCTCCCCTGCCCCGCCGCGCGTCAGCGGCCTCACGGGCGAAGGGGTGGAGGCGCTGCGGACCTCCGTACTCACGCGGCTGTGGGGCGGTGGCACGCCCTCCGCGGTGGCGCTGGTCTCCGAGCGTCACGCGGACGCCCTGCGTCGCACCGCCGAGGCGCTGGGCCGCGCGGAAGAGGCCTCACGCGTGTCCACCCTGGAGGTCCTCTCCGGCGAGGTGGGGCTCGCGCTGGAGGCCCTGGGCGAGGTGTCCGGAACCAGCGTTTCCGATGCACTCCTGGACACCCTCTTCCAGCGCTTCTGCATCGGGAAGTAG
- the yidC gene encoding membrane protein insertase YidC has translation MTNDPLSPQSNDSQKRLLLALALSFAATAAYTFFFAPKGPPPGAEGADAGVEIAATTDAGTPGMAAVPPPGVTGGEDAGTHAEVPAPPARTVEFARPEVKYTFSSEGAGLTSAVLQGTKMREQQSLTVKEGFEKLFGKDIPPPPQMNVAHPVPGQPLPLAVTIEGASPLAANTRYAVQEAPTDNGGSVVFTGRQGPWEVTKTVLWPREGFEFTYTLQVRNTSAQAQSGELKVHYGRAIDPEFEHAPSFFGGVGNLSRSACWVEDKLHNLSPGDKPPEETKGPISFFGINQQYFLSALYPLDGALQGHCTLTATPTAREVSAGFPLNVAPGQVATFRFGGYAGPKDPDLLRIVPGTELRGVAGLSTTAFHPMLEDTVDFGIWAVVCKLLLAVMKFFHGIVGNWGVAIILLTVVVKLALLPLTYRSMVSMEAVKVLQPKMDEIRKKFADDKERQNLEIMKLYQEAKVNPLGGCLPLLIQMPVWIALFTSLRNSFEIYGEPFFGPVWRDLTYKDPTYILPLALGVSMIITQKMQPQMMDAAQARMMTWVMPIIFTFTLLQYPAGLSLYIFTNNVLSIGQQWGLRKWLDRKKNQTGGGTPAVVTAGGGKRK, from the coding sequence ATGACGAACGACCCGCTGTCGCCCCAGTCCAACGATTCTCAGAAGCGGCTGCTCCTGGCGCTCGCCCTCTCCTTCGCGGCCACCGCCGCCTACACCTTCTTCTTCGCCCCCAAGGGGCCGCCCCCGGGCGCGGAAGGGGCGGACGCGGGCGTGGAAATCGCCGCGACGACCGACGCCGGCACCCCGGGCATGGCCGCCGTGCCGCCGCCGGGCGTCACGGGTGGAGAGGACGCGGGCACCCACGCGGAGGTCCCGGCGCCCCCCGCGCGCACCGTGGAGTTCGCCCGCCCGGAGGTGAAGTACACCTTCTCCTCGGAGGGCGCCGGCCTCACCTCCGCCGTGCTCCAGGGCACGAAGATGCGCGAGCAGCAGTCGCTCACCGTCAAGGAGGGCTTCGAGAAGCTCTTCGGCAAGGACATCCCCCCGCCGCCGCAGATGAACGTGGCGCACCCGGTGCCCGGCCAGCCGCTGCCGCTCGCGGTGACCATCGAAGGCGCTTCCCCGCTGGCGGCGAACACCCGCTACGCCGTGCAGGAGGCCCCCACCGACAACGGCGGCAGCGTGGTGTTCACCGGCCGCCAGGGTCCGTGGGAGGTGACGAAGACGGTGCTGTGGCCTCGCGAGGGCTTCGAGTTCACCTACACCCTCCAGGTGCGCAACACCTCCGCCCAGGCGCAGTCGGGTGAGCTCAAGGTTCACTACGGCCGCGCCATCGACCCGGAGTTCGAGCACGCACCGTCCTTCTTCGGCGGCGTGGGCAACCTGAGCCGCTCCGCGTGCTGGGTGGAGGACAAGCTCCACAACCTGTCCCCGGGCGACAAGCCGCCCGAGGAGACGAAGGGCCCCATCTCCTTCTTCGGCATCAACCAGCAGTACTTCCTGTCCGCGCTCTACCCGCTGGACGGCGCGCTGCAGGGGCACTGCACGCTGACCGCCACGCCCACCGCGCGCGAGGTGTCCGCGGGCTTCCCGCTCAACGTGGCCCCCGGCCAGGTGGCCACCTTCCGCTTCGGCGGCTACGCGGGCCCCAAGGACCCGGACCTCCTGCGCATCGTGCCCGGCACGGAGCTGCGCGGCGTGGCCGGCCTGTCCACCACGGCCTTCCACCCCATGCTGGAGGACACGGTCGACTTCGGCATCTGGGCGGTGGTCTGCAAGCTGCTGCTCGCCGTCATGAAGTTCTTCCACGGCATCGTGGGGAACTGGGGCGTCGCCATCATCCTGCTCACCGTGGTGGTGAAGCTGGCGCTGCTGCCGCTCACCTACCGCTCCATGGTCAGCATGGAGGCGGTGAAGGTGCTGCAGCCGAAGATGGATGAGATCCGCAAGAAGTTCGCGGACGACAAGGAGCGCCAGAACCTGGAGATCATGAAGCTGTACCAGGAGGCGAAGGTGAACCCCCTGGGCGGCTGTCTGCCGCTGCTCATCCAGATGCCGGTGTGGATTGCCCTGTTCACGTCGCTGCGCAACAGCTTCGAAATCTACGGCGAGCCCTTCTTCGGCCCCGTCTGGCGCGACCTCACCTACAAGGACCCCACGTACATCCTGCCGCTGGCGCTGGGCGTGTCGATGATCATCACGCAGAAGATGCAGCCGCAGATGATGGACGCGGCGCAGGCGCGGATGATGACCTGGGTGATGCCCATCATCTTCACCTTCACGCTGCTGCAGTACCCGGCGGGCCTGTCGCTCTACATCTTCACGAACAACGTGCTCTCCATTGGCCAGCAGTGGGGCCTGCGCAAGTGGCTGGACCGCAAGAAGAACCAGACGGGTGGCGGGACGCCGGCGGTGGTCACCGCCGGGGGAGGCAAACGCAAGTGA
- the yidD gene encoding membrane protein insertion efficiency factor YidD — protein MSPLAFVIALPIRFYRRFLGPLLPKACRFHPSCSTYAMQALEKHGGLKGSALTVWRLLRCQPFHPGGFDPVP, from the coding sequence ATGAGTCCACTCGCCTTCGTCATCGCCCTGCCCATCCGCTTCTACCGGCGGTTCCTGGGGCCGCTGCTGCCGAAGGCGTGCCGGTTCCATCCCTCGTGCTCCACCTACGCCATGCAGGCGCTGGAGAAGCACGGCGGTTTGAAGGGCAGCGCCCTCACCGTCTGGCGCCTGCTGCGCTGCCAGCCATTCCACCCCGGTGGATTCGATCCCGTCCCCTGA
- the rnpA gene encoding ribonuclease P protein component, which translates to MAEGAAPRVPQATDERFPKALRLLQRREFLEVQEGGQKLPSDCLLALVQRNNRAHSRVGLTVSSKVGNAVVRARLRRVLRELFRKHRGQWPPGLDVVLVVRSSAKEASFAQVSRAFDGVTRKLQRLFPAPRVPPKEPAP; encoded by the coding sequence ATGGCCGAGGGAGCGGCGCCGCGGGTGCCTCAGGCAACCGACGAGCGCTTCCCCAAGGCCCTTCGCCTGCTCCAGCGCCGTGAGTTCCTCGAAGTCCAGGAGGGCGGTCAGAAGCTTCCGTCCGACTGCCTCCTGGCCCTCGTTCAACGCAACAACCGGGCGCACTCCCGCGTAGGGCTCACCGTCTCCAGCAAGGTGGGCAACGCGGTGGTGCGCGCACGCCTGCGCAGAGTGCTCCGCGAGCTGTTCCGCAAGCACCGCGGGCAATGGCCCCCCGGTCTCGACGTAGTCCTGGTCGTCCGCTCCTCGGCGAAGGAAGCCTCCTTCGCGCAAGTTTCCCGTGCGTTCGACGGCGTCACCCGTAAGCTGCAACGGCTCTTTCCGGCACCGCGCGTGCCTCCTAAAGAGCCCGCCCCATGA
- the rpmH gene encoding 50S ribosomal protein L34, translating into MSKRTYQPSKIRRNRAHGFRKRNATKGGRDVLKRRRAKGRKRLVVSSFKK; encoded by the coding sequence GTGTCCAAGCGCACGTACCAGCCGTCGAAGATCCGGCGCAACCGCGCCCACGGGTTCCGTAAGCGGAATGCCACCAAGGGCGGCCGGGATGTCCTCAAGCGCCGCCGGGCCAAGGGCCGTAAGCGCCTGGTGGTGTCGTCGTTCAAGAAGTAA
- the dnaA gene encoding chromosomal replication initiator protein DnaA, with amino-acid sequence MWTRTLEAIRQEGLHYALTWLERMRPMEVRENALVLGVPDRFFRDWVDDHYRSMLETHIARLEPSLGRVAYEVVVGPPPSSADLPPTPTVKVNSMRPARLNPRFTFDTYVVADSNQLPAAAAQAVAHRPGHNYNPLYIYGGTGLGKTHLLQAVGNHIWEKDPTQRIVYLSSEQFTNEYVESVREHRMTDFRRKFREECDVLLIDDIQFLGKREETQKEFFYTFETLFGLNKAIVLTSDMVPAEVPGMEDRLRSRFAMGLMADIREPTYETRVAILQKKAEQEGLNLPDPVAHFIAKHVQKNVRELEGALVKLSAMHSLTKQPVTEEFASQVLRDILPAQRTVDVEAIQREVARFYKVTVDALKEDRRHKALAHARQVAMYLSRKLTKSSFPEIASRFNKDHSTVISAVRKVEGLRETDAAVHRDLSELETKLGGM; translated from the coding sequence ATCTGGACCCGCACGCTGGAAGCCATCCGTCAGGAGGGGCTGCACTACGCCCTCACCTGGCTGGAGCGGATGCGCCCCATGGAGGTGCGCGAGAACGCCCTGGTCCTGGGCGTGCCGGACCGCTTCTTCCGTGACTGGGTGGATGACCACTACCGCTCCATGCTGGAGACGCACATCGCCCGGCTGGAGCCGTCCCTGGGCCGCGTCGCCTATGAAGTCGTCGTCGGTCCGCCGCCGTCGTCCGCGGACCTGCCGCCCACGCCCACCGTCAAGGTGAACTCGATGCGGCCCGCGCGGCTCAACCCGCGCTTCACCTTCGACACCTACGTCGTCGCGGACAGCAACCAGCTCCCCGCCGCCGCCGCGCAGGCCGTGGCCCACCGGCCGGGCCACAACTACAACCCGCTCTACATCTACGGCGGCACCGGCCTGGGCAAGACGCACCTGCTCCAGGCCGTGGGCAATCACATCTGGGAGAAGGACCCCACCCAGCGCATCGTCTACCTCTCCAGCGAGCAGTTCACGAACGAGTACGTGGAGAGCGTGCGCGAGCACCGCATGACGGACTTCCGCCGGAAGTTCCGCGAGGAGTGCGACGTGCTCCTCATCGACGACATCCAGTTCCTGGGCAAGCGCGAGGAGACGCAGAAGGAGTTCTTCTACACCTTCGAGACGCTCTTCGGCCTCAACAAGGCCATCGTGCTCACCAGCGACATGGTGCCCGCGGAGGTGCCCGGCATGGAGGACCGCCTGCGCAGCCGCTTCGCCATGGGCCTGATGGCGGACATCCGCGAGCCCACCTACGAAACGCGCGTCGCCATCCTCCAGAAGAAGGCGGAGCAGGAGGGCCTCAACCTGCCCGACCCCGTGGCGCACTTCATCGCGAAGCACGTGCAGAAGAACGTGCGCGAGCTGGAAGGCGCGCTCGTGAAGCTGTCCGCGATGCACAGCCTCACCAAACAGCCGGTGACGGAGGAGTTCGCGTCCCAGGTGCTGCGCGACATCCTCCCCGCTCAGCGCACCGTGGACGTGGAGGCCATCCAGCGCGAGGTCGCCCGCTTCTACAAGGTGACGGTCGATGCGCTGAAGGAGGACCGGCGCCACAAGGCGCTCGCGCACGCGCGCCAGGTGGCCATGTACCTGAGCCGCAAGCTGACCAAGAGCTCCTTCCCGGAGATCGCCTCGCGCTTCAACAAGGACCACTCCACCGTCATCTCCGCCGTGCGCAAGGTCGAAGGCCTGCGGGAGACGGACGCGGCCGTGCACCGCGACCTGTCGGAGCTGGAGACGAAGCTCGGCGGCATGTAG
- a CDS encoding CBS domain-containing protein: MATQRVSDVMTSDVEVVRPSDSLRMAAEKMRLLNVGPIPVCDGDELVGIVTDRDIVIRAVAQGLDAERTQVAQAMTRGVEFVYDDDDLTQAAQKMRASQIRRILVLNRAKRLVGILSLGDVSAELSDQESGRTLEEVSAPSQPAQP, from the coding sequence ATGGCAACGCAACGAGTGAGCGACGTAATGACATCCGACGTGGAGGTCGTCCGCCCGTCTGACTCCCTGAGGATGGCCGCGGAGAAGATGCGCCTGCTGAACGTGGGCCCCATCCCCGTGTGTGACGGCGACGAACTGGTAGGCATCGTCACGGACCGGGACATCGTCATCCGCGCGGTGGCGCAGGGGCTGGACGCCGAGCGCACCCAGGTGGCCCAGGCGATGACCCGGGGCGTGGAGTTCGTCTACGACGATGATGACCTGACCCAGGCGGCCCAGAAGATGAGGGCCTCGCAGATCCGCCGCATCCTGGTGTTGAACCGGGCGAAGCGGCTGGTGGGCATCCTCTCGCTGGGGGACGTCTCGGCGGAGCTCAGCGACCAGGAGAGCGGCAGGACGCTGGAGGAGGTGTCCGCCCCGTCACAACCGGCACAGCCCTGA